A region from the Candidatus Electrothrix scaldis genome encodes:
- a CDS encoding 4Fe-4S dicluster domain-containing protein, with protein sequence MEIDFNASNKNLWKEIYDNENLHHCYNCGTCITGCPASHGNPPLLVRNLARMVILGLEEELLDDPTPWSCVSCTRCEEMCPMDVKPFELILAIRKWQSATDPTYIPPAIVDIYRRGYTQPVGVNTELRDKLGLPELQTISKQPEKLKQFREMLMKTPVISENDYMFMGGDE encoded by the coding sequence GTGGAAATAGATTTCAATGCCTCCAACAAGAATTTATGGAAAGAAATATACGATAATGAGAATCTCCATCATTGTTATAATTGCGGAACCTGCATTACCGGTTGCCCGGCCTCGCACGGCAATCCCCCTCTGCTGGTTAGAAATCTGGCCCGGATGGTGATCCTGGGCCTGGAAGAGGAGCTTCTGGATGACCCGACCCCGTGGTCCTGCGTCTCCTGCACTCGTTGCGAGGAGATGTGCCCTATGGATGTCAAGCCCTTTGAGCTGATCCTGGCTATCCGTAAATGGCAATCAGCCACCGATCCCACCTATATTCCGCCTGCGATTGTCGACATCTACAGGCGCGGCTACACCCAGCCCGTGGGCGTGAATACGGAGTTGCGGGACAAGCTCGGCCTGCCCGAGCTCCAGACCATCAGCAAGCAACCCGAGAAGCTGAAGCAATTCCGGGAAATGCTCATGAAAACGCCGGTGATCAGCGAAAACGACTATATGTTTATGGGGGGAGATGAGTAA
- a CDS encoding sulfotransferase, translating into MNNKYEKLFREKASCYHKTNPEEKSEDFLMNKACQKVGLYDWGDTNFVAALRKLLNSFREEGGLNSYGWFFIHSFLTRYLCGRLLVQNQVKQYHEIKEEKIKQPLFIIGLPRTGSTLLQRLLSQAPSCRSLLYWEGLFPAPFSQSYTQQGVDPRIHDAEEFIHIRNSVVQNINTMHSSYACQPEECFLLLDKSFISPRFHVLFDLPDYFDWVKKQDMVPVYLYHKQQLQVLQFTTPHRAQQRWILKDPLHLFGINSLLEVFPDACIVQTHRAPLQSLSSLCSMLTTIRKNLQNKGITDQLTKETVLFWKNMLDNIMQVRQKYGAERFLDINYKDLTKDPIGTVHNIYDYFGLTPDETATEKMHEWLLENPKNKHGVHKYSSEHYGLSQEIVDQYFSEYCQRVSV; encoded by the coding sequence ATGAATAACAAATATGAAAAGCTGTTCCGGGAAAAAGCATCCTGTTATCACAAAACAAATCCAGAAGAAAAATCAGAAGATTTTTTGATGAACAAAGCATGTCAGAAAGTAGGATTATATGATTGGGGAGATACGAACTTTGTCGCAGCATTACGAAAACTGCTCAATTCCTTCCGGGAAGAGGGTGGACTTAATTCTTATGGATGGTTTTTTATTCACTCTTTCCTGACAAGATACCTTTGCGGACGCTTACTTGTTCAAAATCAAGTCAAGCAGTACCATGAAATAAAAGAAGAAAAAATAAAACAGCCGTTGTTTATTATCGGTCTCCCCCGCACCGGCTCTACGCTGTTACAGCGGCTGTTAAGTCAAGCCCCGTCCTGCCGCTCTCTGCTCTACTGGGAAGGGTTATTCCCGGCTCCTTTTTCTCAGTCATATACGCAACAAGGAGTTGATCCCCGCATCCATGATGCAGAAGAATTCATCCATATTCGAAATAGTGTAGTACAAAATATCAACACAATGCATTCTTCGTATGCATGTCAACCTGAGGAATGTTTTCTTCTCCTTGATAAGAGTTTTATTTCTCCCCGCTTTCATGTCCTTTTTGACTTGCCTGATTACTTCGACTGGGTGAAGAAACAGGATATGGTTCCAGTATACCTCTATCATAAACAGCAACTGCAAGTACTGCAATTTACTACACCTCATAGAGCGCAACAACGCTGGATTCTGAAAGATCCTTTACATCTGTTCGGGATAAACAGTTTATTAGAAGTTTTTCCAGATGCCTGTATTGTGCAAACCCATAGAGCGCCTCTCCAAAGCCTTTCATCCTTATGCAGCATGCTGACAACTATTCGGAAAAATCTTCAGAACAAAGGAATTACGGATCAACTCACCAAAGAGACCGTCTTGTTTTGGAAAAATATGCTGGATAATATCATGCAGGTCCGTCAAAAGTATGGTGCAGAGCGATTCCTGGATATTAACTACAAGGATCTTACTAAAGACCCTATAGGAACAGTCCATAATATATACGACTATTTTGGTCTTACTCCAGATGAGACTGCCACGGAAAAGATGCATGAATGGTTGTTGGAAAATCCAAAAAACAAACATGGTGTCCATAAGTATTCTTCAGAGCATTATGGGTTAAGCCAAGAGATTGTTGACCAGTATTTCTCAGAA
- a CDS encoding FAD-dependent oxidoreductase → MTEKKEIGRVLVVGAGISGIKAALELAETGYQVLLVDSSPHIGGILAKLDHQFPTDHCGICRMLPMVGREYASQFCMRKGLYHENIEILPFTEVAAISGDVGKFSVELRKKPAYVDPAKCNGMGECIKVCPMELHDDFNHALTKRKAIYQMVPHNLPNMLRVDRDACSGCTEQPCLQVCPNGAIDFAQQEQSETRQVNTIILAAGSKLWDTSIEDAKSYAVSPDVVTALAFERILSPSGTYDGVIRRPSDGKPAKRIAWIQCMGSRNRRLGRDYCSSICCMFALKEAVLAKEKGGSDTETTIFYMDMRTFGKDLFRYFEKAVDMGVRLVRCRVQQVHADTDGSLKIRYFDQESNEFKVETFDLTVLSTGQAPFAEHKNFSEILNLNLNQQQLLPTDELSKVRLGKPGVFICGSFMGLTDISEAVSSGIAAAGEASKVLAALDVTTVNEAKEPEQVDTSAGTEAARIELILCKGFTDKEGYTLNADLLTQALATGGVVDKVRLIDTIYTEEGLAEFTEILSKSKCNRLLIGVDKPLTYQNKLRKIAEQAGFHPSLVKLFDISSALGQDNTGDSLTLRLIRETRSHIDRLRFTPALHVDILPSKETALVIGGGIVGMYSALSLAERGAAVHLVERADKLGGYAGNEVTATVEGLNPTVIAEELARKIADNAKITVHLHSDVLSSSGAPGRYDTQIKEHDSGLILSIEHGAAILATGNQKSSTTAYHYADSDRILTQSEFGKALRAGDISLDKAEEIVMIQCVDSREKEAREYCSRVCCMGALQNALQIKEKKPDARVFVLYRDMMSYGAYERYYTEARSKGVIFVAYDLEHKPEVEVKHGKPVVSFRDPVLDANIELAADWLVLSTGIQADPGNAKLAETLGVSLNQDGFFSEADPKWRPIEFQKLGFYAVGVANAPMTLREAIMQAEAAAQKSSVFLSGREIPFAREVATIHDALCIRCKQCIDICPYGARSFDAESDTVVIDPATCQACGLCAVTCRNSAAEVRGWNDKQMLAMIDAQLMDFLTPTSA, encoded by the coding sequence ATGACGGAAAAAAAAGAGATCGGCAGGGTTCTGGTGGTCGGTGCCGGTATCTCCGGCATCAAGGCTGCCCTGGAACTGGCCGAGACCGGATATCAGGTGCTGCTGGTGGATTCCTCGCCGCATATCGGCGGCATCCTGGCCAAGCTTGATCATCAATTTCCCACAGATCATTGCGGCATCTGCCGGATGCTGCCTATGGTCGGTCGGGAATATGCCTCCCAGTTCTGCATGCGTAAGGGGTTGTATCACGAGAATATCGAGATCCTGCCCTTTACCGAGGTGGCGGCTATCAGCGGTGATGTGGGTAAATTCAGCGTGGAGTTGCGTAAGAAACCGGCCTATGTTGATCCGGCCAAATGCAACGGTATGGGCGAGTGCATCAAGGTCTGCCCTATGGAGTTGCATGATGATTTCAATCATGCCCTGACCAAGCGCAAGGCCATCTACCAGATGGTGCCCCATAACCTGCCCAATATGTTGCGGGTGGATCGGGATGCCTGTAGCGGTTGTACGGAACAGCCCTGCCTCCAGGTTTGTCCCAACGGGGCCATAGATTTTGCGCAGCAGGAGCAAAGCGAGACCCGGCAGGTCAACACGATTATCCTGGCTGCGGGCTCCAAGCTCTGGGACACCAGTATCGAAGACGCCAAATCCTATGCTGTGTCGCCGGATGTGGTCACCGCCCTGGCCTTTGAGCGTATCCTCAGCCCTTCCGGCACCTATGATGGGGTGATCCGCCGCCCGTCCGATGGAAAACCGGCCAAGCGGATCGCCTGGATTCAGTGCATGGGTTCAAGGAATCGGCGTTTGGGTCGAGATTACTGTTCGTCTATATGCTGCATGTTCGCCCTCAAAGAGGCGGTGCTTGCCAAGGAAAAAGGCGGGTCGGACACCGAGACCACCATCTTTTATATGGATATGCGGACCTTTGGTAAGGATCTTTTTCGCTATTTTGAAAAGGCCGTGGACATGGGTGTGCGTCTGGTTCGCTGCCGGGTCCAGCAGGTCCATGCCGATACCGACGGTAGCCTGAAGATCCGATATTTTGATCAGGAGAGCAATGAGTTCAAGGTGGAGACCTTTGACCTGACCGTGCTCTCCACCGGTCAGGCGCCCTTTGCCGAACATAAGAATTTCTCGGAGATCCTTAACCTCAATTTGAATCAACAGCAGCTTCTGCCCACGGATGAACTGAGCAAGGTACGCCTCGGCAAGCCCGGCGTATTTATCTGCGGTTCCTTTATGGGCCTCACCGATATCAGCGAGGCCGTGAGCAGCGGTATTGCCGCAGCCGGGGAAGCGAGCAAGGTTCTGGCTGCCTTGGATGTGACCACGGTGAATGAGGCTAAGGAGCCGGAGCAGGTGGACACCAGTGCAGGCACAGAAGCAGCTCGCATAGAGCTCATCCTCTGCAAGGGGTTTACCGATAAAGAAGGCTACACCCTGAATGCGGATTTGCTGACTCAGGCTCTGGCAACAGGTGGGGTCGTGGATAAAGTCCGTCTCATTGATACGATCTACACCGAGGAAGGCTTGGCTGAGTTTACCGAGATTCTCAGCAAGTCTAAATGTAATCGGCTGCTGATCGGGGTTGATAAACCTCTGACCTACCAAAATAAGCTACGCAAGATCGCTGAGCAGGCAGGATTTCATCCCTCACTGGTCAAACTCTTTGATATTTCTTCGGCTCTTGGTCAAGATAATACGGGAGACAGTCTCACCCTCCGTTTGATCCGGGAGACCCGTTCTCATATCGATCGCTTGCGCTTTACCCCGGCCCTGCATGTGGATATTTTACCCAGCAAGGAGACGGCTTTGGTGATTGGCGGAGGTATCGTGGGGATGTACTCGGCCCTGTCTTTGGCAGAGCGCGGTGCTGCTGTCCACCTGGTAGAACGCGCGGACAAGCTGGGTGGTTATGCGGGTAATGAGGTGACTGCCACTGTGGAGGGACTCAATCCCACGGTCATTGCTGAGGAACTCGCCCGTAAGATTGCTGATAATGCAAAAATCACTGTACACTTGCACAGTGATGTGCTCAGCTCCAGCGGAGCTCCTGGGCGCTATGATACCCAGATCAAGGAGCATGATAGCGGGCTGATTCTCTCCATTGAGCACGGGGCTGCGATCCTTGCTACGGGCAATCAGAAGAGCTCGACCACTGCCTATCATTATGCGGATTCGGACCGGATTCTCACCCAGAGTGAATTTGGCAAGGCCCTCAGAGCCGGGGATATCAGCCTGGACAAAGCAGAAGAGATTGTCATGATCCAGTGCGTGGATTCGAGAGAAAAGGAGGCCCGTGAATATTGCAGCCGGGTCTGCTGCATGGGAGCTCTCCAGAATGCCTTGCAAATCAAGGAAAAGAAACCGGATGCCAGGGTCTTTGTCCTGTACAGGGATATGATGAGCTATGGCGCTTATGAGCGTTACTACACCGAGGCCAGGAGCAAAGGGGTTATCTTTGTTGCCTATGACCTGGAGCATAAGCCGGAGGTGGAAGTGAAGCACGGCAAGCCCGTGGTCAGTTTCCGTGATCCGGTGCTTGATGCGAATATTGAGCTTGCAGCGGATTGGCTGGTCCTGTCCACCGGTATCCAGGCGGATCCGGGTAATGCGAAGTTGGCTGAGACCTTGGGTGTTTCCCTGAATCAGGATGGATTTTTCAGCGAAGCGGATCCCAAATGGCGACCCATCGAGTTTCAGAAACTGGGCTTCTATGCAGTGGGCGTAGCCAATGCGCCCATGACCCTACGTGAGGCCATTATGCAGGCAGAAGCAGCAGCTCAGAAATCTTCGGTCTTTTTATCTGGACGGGAAATTCCCTTTGCCCGCGAGGTAGCCACGATTCACGACGCACTCTGTATACGCTGCAAGCAATGCATAGATATCTGTCCTTACGGGGCCCGTTCCTTTGATGCGGAGAGTGATACTGTTGTGATTGATCCTGCTACCTGCCAGGCCTGCGGTCTATGTGCCGTGACCTGCCGCAACTCTGCCGCAGAGGTCAGGGGCTGGAACGATAAGCAGATGCTGGCTATGATTGATGCCCAGCTCATGGATTTTCTGACACCGACAAGCGCATAA
- a CDS encoding antibiotic biosynthesis monooxygenase family protein yields the protein MQKEITAVVFSFIKPEFVKNAIQIYQEAIDNYYKLEGCRGIQLFRKVNQSNEFMVISKWRSVEAREKYMNSEFHKNSIEKLKPYRERDPIMNNYELNTSN from the coding sequence ATGCAAAAAGAGATAACTGCTGTCGTCTTTTCTTTTATTAAACCGGAATTTGTCAAGAACGCCATACAGATTTATCAAGAAGCTATTGATAATTACTATAAGCTTGAGGGGTGCAGAGGTATTCAACTGTTTAGAAAGGTAAATCAATCCAACGAATTTATGGTAATTTCGAAATGGAGAAGTGTCGAAGCCAGAGAGAAGTATATGAACTCCGAGTTCCATAAAAACAGCATAGAAAAATTGAAACCGTACAGGGAACGAGATCCGATCATGAACAATTATGAACTGAATACATCGAACTGA
- a CDS encoding CoB--CoM heterodisulfide reductase iron-sulfur subunit B family protein gives MDLCFFPGCNMPAIRPDVENAIRLTMPALGVNLVDLSGYVCCPAFGAFPATDKESQFATSGWNISLAEEQGHDILVQCGSCYSSLHMGLEHLHEDAALRAHINELLKPTGRSVNCTTKVRHVTDILYSEVGTEKIAAKIKHTLEGMHGVVQYPCHTLFPSEVVGFEKSPRRPVALRRLTEALGATVDTFSLEYQCCGGAGGFSKSSPAEADAFTKTKLDAIIKETKAEFIVVSCITCLMYLDNIQEKLNKQAGEEVYKIPVFDYNQLLALCMGFDGNKVAAISKIPRDSILRRF, from the coding sequence ATGGATTTATGTTTTTTTCCAGGCTGTAATATGCCAGCCATCCGCCCGGACGTGGAAAATGCCATCCGCCTGACCATGCCCGCTCTGGGGGTGAATCTGGTGGATCTGTCCGGCTATGTCTGCTGCCCGGCCTTTGGTGCCTTTCCGGCCACGGATAAGGAGTCGCAGTTTGCGACCAGTGGCTGGAATATCTCCCTTGCTGAGGAGCAGGGCCATGACATTCTGGTGCAATGCGGTTCCTGTTACAGTTCTCTGCATATGGGGCTGGAGCATCTGCATGAGGATGCGGCCTTGCGGGCCCATATCAACGAGCTCCTTAAGCCCACTGGGCGCTCAGTGAATTGCACCACCAAGGTTCGCCATGTGACGGATATCCTCTATAGTGAGGTAGGGACGGAAAAGATTGCTGCAAAGATCAAGCATACCCTGGAAGGGATGCATGGGGTTGTTCAGTATCCCTGCCATACCCTATTTCCCAGTGAGGTGGTGGGGTTTGAGAAATCCCCGAGAAGACCGGTGGCCCTGCGCAGACTCACCGAGGCCTTGGGTGCGACTGTGGATACCTTCAGTCTGGAATATCAATGTTGCGGCGGGGCCGGTGGCTTTTCCAAAAGCTCGCCAGCTGAGGCGGATGCCTTTACCAAAACTAAGCTGGATGCCATTATTAAAGAGACCAAGGCGGAATTCATCGTGGTATCCTGCATCACCTGCCTGATGTACCTGGATAATATTCAGGAAAAGCTGAATAAACAGGCAGGCGAGGAAGTCTATAAGATTCCGGTCTTTGATTATAACCAGCTCCTGGCCCTCTGCATGGGCTTTGATGGGAATAAGGTAGCGGCTATTTCCAAGATTCCGAGAGATTCCATCCTGCGGCGTTTTTGA
- a CDS encoding thiamine pyrophosphate-binding protein, giving the protein MNTAEIIVEVLGKTGVKYMFGVPGGAIEDLNTALYHNRHGILPIVTKHEEGAAFMADGYARLSGHLGVCYSTAGPGATNLITGLVSTYADQIPVLALTGQVPTSVFGRGAIQESGSEGINLTDIFNNFTKYSSMLVSEGRTQYMLQKAIRLALSAPEGPVHINMPVDIIKRSVELKKVELPIDPGGTRLLDVDKASRATELLTNAKRPVIIAGWGVYLSRAMPELLELAELLQIPVATSPKAKGVFPESHELSLGVLGFAGSLLAKNYIIDNDVDVLLAVGTSFSEMMTNGWDDHIQPTKHLIHLDVDIEKIGKNYHVSLPMLGDPKMNLKKISQLVKTNNSTGNRRATRSNLKELRQLLTEEEPFTSQSNLYHPAQLVLDIQHFFPVNSIFFADIGTSMSWAIHYMIIDHPASFFVSLGYGSMGYAVAAPVGAKLAAPDRPVVAIVGDGSFLMNGFEVATAVNYNIPVIWVILNNAMLGMVYHGRRLYKEAVPEAMESCFQRVDYVKIAEGLGARGIRLDATTPVSEVLVTDILESGVPTVLDVWIDDQAVPPIHSRITTMDNHFS; this is encoded by the coding sequence ATGAATACCGCTGAGATTATTGTTGAGGTATTAGGAAAAACCGGAGTAAAATACATGTTCGGTGTACCTGGAGGGGCTATTGAAGACCTTAACACCGCTCTTTACCATAACAGACATGGTATTCTTCCCATTGTCACAAAACATGAAGAAGGCGCTGCTTTTATGGCTGACGGATATGCCCGTTTGTCCGGCCATCTGGGAGTCTGCTATTCTACAGCCGGTCCCGGAGCCACGAACCTGATTACCGGTCTGGTATCTACGTATGCAGATCAGATACCGGTTTTGGCTCTGACAGGTCAGGTACCTACCTCGGTATTCGGTAGAGGCGCTATTCAGGAATCCGGCTCGGAAGGAATAAATTTAACTGATATATTCAATAATTTTACAAAATACAGCTCCATGCTGGTCTCGGAAGGTCGTACCCAGTATATGCTGCAAAAAGCTATACGTCTTGCCTTAAGTGCCCCTGAAGGTCCTGTGCATATCAACATGCCTGTCGACATAATAAAACGGTCCGTGGAATTAAAGAAGGTCGAGCTTCCTATAGATCCGGGCGGAACAAGACTTTTAGACGTGGATAAGGCAAGCAGAGCAACAGAACTTCTTACCAACGCCAAACGACCGGTTATTATCGCGGGATGGGGAGTCTATCTCTCTCGGGCTATGCCGGAACTTCTTGAATTAGCAGAACTCCTGCAGATACCAGTTGCCACCTCGCCCAAGGCTAAGGGTGTCTTTCCAGAATCCCATGAACTCTCCCTGGGAGTTTTGGGGTTTGCCGGTTCTCTTCTGGCAAAAAACTATATTATTGACAATGATGTTGATGTGCTGCTGGCTGTAGGCACCAGTTTCAGCGAGATGATGACTAACGGATGGGATGATCATATTCAGCCCACTAAGCACCTCATCCACTTGGATGTTGATATTGAGAAGATAGGGAAAAACTATCATGTTTCACTCCCCATGCTGGGAGATCCCAAAATGAACCTAAAAAAAATTTCTCAACTAGTGAAGACGAACAATTCTACGGGGAATAGAAGGGCCACGAGAAGCAACCTAAAAGAGCTTCGACAACTCCTCACTGAAGAGGAACCATTCACATCTCAAAGCAACTTATATCACCCGGCGCAATTAGTCCTTGATATTCAGCATTTTTTCCCGGTAAATAGTATTTTTTTTGCAGATATAGGTACATCTATGTCTTGGGCCATCCATTATATGATAATTGATCATCCTGCCTCGTTTTTTGTTTCCTTGGGGTATGGCTCTATGGGTTATGCCGTGGCGGCTCCTGTCGGTGCCAAGTTAGCAGCACCTGACCGTCCGGTGGTGGCTATCGTGGGAGATGGTTCTTTTCTGATGAACGGCTTTGAGGTTGCCACAGCAGTTAACTATAATATTCCGGTTATCTGGGTGATTTTAAATAATGCTATGCTCGGCATGGTTTATCACGGACGCCGCTTGTACAAAGAGGCTGTGCCTGAGGCAATGGAATCCTGCTTTCAACGAGTGGATTATGTGAAAATTGCCGAGGGCTTGGGCGCACGCGGCATTCGCCTTGACGCTACGACACCAGTATCAGAAGTACTGGTAACAGACATCCTGGAATCGGGCGTCCCTACCGTTCTCGATGTATGGATTGATGATCAGGCTGTACCGCCCATCCATAGTCGCATCACAACAATGGATAACCATTTTTCCTGA